The Cryomorphaceae bacterium region TATCAACTTGTGATTTTTTGGAACAACAGGAGGTATTCACAAAAGCTGCTGGTATTATGATGTTCACTTCAGTATTTAAGGAATTACTCCGTTATGCCTTAACGGGCGCTGTATGCATCATGCTGATATTAAGCCCGGCCATAGCGCATGCTCAGCTTGAGATTATTTGGGGAGATAGTGTACTGCTGAATTTACTCGACACGCCTGATGGAGGTGCGGGCATTCAATGGCAGCAATCTCAGGATTTGGTAGAATGGGAAAACATTGGCGAAGACAATATGCCATCACTTTGGGTTTCTCCTACTACCACCACATGGTATCGCGCTGAAATATCTGACCCGGCATGCCCTGAGCCGGTTTATTATTCTGACGAGCAGGAAATTGTGGTTCATCTGTTGATGAACATACCTTGTCCGGATGCACCCACTGTAAGCGATGCCGATGGTAATGAGTATCCAACGGTACAGATTGGCGGTCAATGCTGGATCGCTGCCAACTTAAAAACCATTCCACAAACCGGTCAGAGTTGGTGTTACAACAACCAGCAAGAAAACTGCGACGTGTACGGACGGCTATACAACTGGGCAGCAGCCATGAATGGAGAAGAGAGCAGCAACGACTCGCCCAGCGGAGTGCAAGGAGTTTGCCCGGCTGGATGGCACCTTCCCAGTGATGCCGAGTGGGATGAGCTGCGCGATTACCTGGACCCTGAAATTGGCGGCAATCCCAATGTGAATGTAGCCGGTGGCAAGTTAAAAGCCGTGGAATTGTGGAACGCGCCCAACACCGGTGCAAGCAATGAAAGTGGTTTTACGGCCTTACCGGGCGGAATCCGAAACGTAAACGGAACTTTCCTGACGCTGAACAACCAGGGGATTTGGTGGTCTTCCACCTCATTCAACGCAAGTCAAAGCTGGCAAAGAGCCATGTATCACGACCTTGAGTCCATTAATATTAATCCAAGTCCGGTTGGGGCAGGTCTTTCTGTGCGGTGCATCAAAGACTGATGATGCCTGATGGAGATTTATTCTGGAGCGACCATGATGATTTTATTCAAGGGACCATTATATTTGGACAGCTATCAATGAACCAAGTTTAACCCAAAAAGATCAGTTGTCATGACCTACCCAAGTCTGAAAATATTTTCATTTCCTACTATTTTAAGGCGTGTTAAAACCCTTCGCGCCATCCTGTTCTTGCTAATGGCAAGCATGGGCGCGCAGGGGCAGTCTGTTTTCGAAACAATTACACCTTTCCCTCAGTCGGTATTTGTGAACGGAGTGGCAGAAGACCCATGGGGCCATTTGCTTGTGTTTGGCGAAACCACCATCGGCGGAGGCCCTTTTGGAGGTGGCCAGACCAACCTGGTGCTGATGAAGCACAAACCGGATGGCACGCTGATGTGGACCCGGTACTACACTTCGGCGGTGAATGACGGAGTTTATCACATTAGTCTGGCTGCGCAAGGTGATCATTATGCACTGGCAGGTTTCTCCATAGGTACGGGCACAGACAGTCGTGATGGACTGCTGATTTTAACCGACACGGCAGGAACGGTTGTTGAGACCATTCGTGCAGATCACGGTGGCGGTTCAAACGCTTATCATTCAATTGCCGCTGCCGATAATGGATGGGTACTATCTGGCAGAAGCACTGCGGGTGCCGGTGGCAGCTACGACCTTCAACTCATTCGGCTTGAAACCGATGGCACCCCCGTTTTTGCCAAAACCTTTGGCGGCAATGACTGGGATTGGGCTTATTGGGCAGAGCCCTACGGCGATGGTTACTTAATGGCGGGCTACGGCGACAGTTTTGACGGAGGCTTCAGCGATCCGTTTCTGGTTCGCACCGACTCTGCCGGAAACCCCATTTGGGCCCGTACCATCAGCACACCCACGGCCGAAGACGGTCTCTTCACAACTTCCGATTCGCAGGGAAATATTTTTCTCACCGGATACACCCTTGGGATGATTCCCGGCAATCCTCAAAACAAAGGCTTTGTTGCAAAGTTTGATCCCGACGGCGATATGCTTTGGTGTCGTGCAATTCCCGGGTGGGTAAGTATTCCTAGTATGTGCGTAACCAACGACGACCGCGTGGTGGTGGTTGGGAATGCCCTGGATGCTCCAGACGGCCTTGGCGGGCAGGATATCGGACTTGTTCTTCTCTCTCCGGGTGGCGAGGTGCTGCAGAGTTATCGCTACGGGAGCGAAACAACGGACTATGTATCGCACGTGATTGCCCTTGAAGATGGAAATATTTTAATTGCCGGGGGATCGGCTGGTTTCGGAACAACTGCCTTTAAACCGTACATTATCAAAGCATCGCCCACGGGCATGACAGACTGCAACTTCATTCCTTACGATTTCCCGGTTACTGCGGTGGATGTAAATGTTGTTTCCCCGAACTACCTCACTGCCGACGGTATCAGCCATTTTGACTGGAGTGTGACCACCACAGACGCAGAGGCTGAGAGCGAAAAGCTTTGCTGCCCACCGGATGCGATTGCTTCATTTGTTCTGTTTGATGATTTCGGGTTTGTGAGCACCAGTGAAAATGCCACGTCATTGATCTGGGAGGTAAACGGCGAAGTTCAAGCTGCCACCGGTGATACATTGACTATTGATGTGGTGCCGGGGGAGCTTTACGAAATCTGCCTCACCGCATCCAATCCGTGCAGCGAAGACGTGTACTGTGAGACCCATGTTTTTGAAGCCACTTTTGTGGATGACATTGATAGGCCCAGCCTGACGCTGTTCCCAAATCCGTCGCGTGGCACTTTCCAGGTTCGCGGTTTGGACAACCCTTCTCACATACGAATCATTGACCTGAGCGGCAGAACCATAGAAGACATCGGACTGGTGCAACCCGGTGAGCTTCTTCACATCAATCAGCTGGCTGGAATGTACTTTGTTTCTATCACAGCGGGTCAGGAGGTGCAAACGCTTAAGCTTCTTTTGGACTAGGATTCAGAGTCGTCGGTATTACTGTTAGCAGAAACGGCAAATACGCTGCTCTTGCGTTTGTTGTGTTCGTGCGCCAAAAATTTTCTAAATCGGATTTCGTAGGCGTCATACAGAATTACCACAACGAGAAAGGCACTTACCAGGTAGAAAAGCTGAAAACCAATTCGAAAATAAACAAAGCCAGAAATTACGGCTCCCGCCACGTAAAAGACTGCAATAAGGGAAATGAGCTTGGCTTTGCCTACCATTTCTTCGTTGCGGCGGTATTCAGAACGCAAAAGCATGGAAGCGAGGATACCCAAATCGGTGGTGGCACCCGTTAGGTGCGTGGTTTTTACCGCACCATTGGAAATACTGGCCGTTAAGCCGTTTTGAAGACCCATGGCGAACAGCATCAGGGCGAGCAATGCTTCGGTCTCTACGAGGGTTTCGCGGTAAAAAAACTGGCCATAGATACCCACTGCCATAAGGCAGATGATTTCCAAAACTATTGGGGTGGCGTGTGCAATGTACGGACTTACCTTGTTGTAGTTGATAACTATAAAGTTGGAGGTAAAACTTCCAAAAAAGAACATGAAGATCCAGATAAACACTACCAGTACCTGATACCAGTTGCCTTTTGCGATTTCGGCCGCAAGTATGGCGTAATGACCTGTTACATTCGATGCAAACGAAAAGAAAATAATGAGTGCAGCAACGTTCACCATACCGGCCGAAAAGGCGGTAAGGATTCCCAAACGAATATTCTCAGAAAGCGTTCTGCTCGTACTGTATTTCCTTAGCATGTTATGGGGTGATGACTGTAATTAGATTCTCTTGAAAATCAATTTTGCAATGCCGCGCGCCTGTACTTCTGTCTCAAGGTGCAGGTACAAGTTCTCCTTGTCAATACCGGCAATTTCAAAGTTCTCAATCACGTTGTTGTCGTGTTTGAGTTGTAAAATGTGTCCTCTGCCTTTGATGCGCCACTGCAATACTTCTTCGCTATCTCCTTTATGGAGCAACAGCCGGCCGTCAGGCATAAATTGCCATGTTTCCGCTTCGTGAATAATCAACTGTTCTCCGATACTTTGCTTGATGAACTCGGGCACTCGTTTTTTTTCAGCGTCGGCGTAGTCATCATAGGCATCCACTTTTTCATAGACCCAATCTATTTCCACCCAGTTGCCAACGATCCGCTTGTCGGTGCCATTGGTTGATGCTATGATAAGCACAGAACCAACTACTACGCCCAAACTTAAAGCGATAAAGGCGAACATTGACTTCATTTGAAGAATAGCAATCATCTAATTACGAGTTTGCGGTTACACCATCAAAAAACATGTCGGCCAGTTGCGCTTCGCCATGCAAGCCTTCTACTCCTTTCCAATCAAGTTTGTGAATCCTGATATCACTTTGGGCAATAAACGGAGTTAAATCATAACTCAAGCTATTGTGCAGATTGGGTTTGTAACCAACAGGTATATAAGCCTCCTGAATACCTTGACTTTCTATGAACTTGTCAACAAATTCCTGATTATGCCCAATTACGATTTCCTTTCTGATATCCACCAACAGGGTACCGTATTTGTTCCAGATCAGTTCAACGGCCTGTTCATACTCATGATTGGTCAATCTCTTGAGTGTTCTGGTTTTTGAGAAAAACAACAGCTCAGTAATCGAATCGCTGAGATGCATGCCGTGGGCAAGCACAACTTCAATTTTCTCATCCTTTCGTTTATTTAGTGCAGTCTTTAGAAAAGCCAAAGACCCTATACTGAAATCGGTAGGGAAGAGTACGGTGGTAATCATGGGGTGTGTTTTTCGTGTGACACAAAGATGAGACACACCCATTAGAGCCGAATTAGGTTGAGATTAGAAGTTGCTTAAAATGAAATTAAAATGAAATTAGAA contains the following coding sequences:
- a CDS encoding T9SS C-terminal target domain-containing protein; this encodes MTYPSLKIFSFPTILRRVKTLRAILFLLMASMGAQGQSVFETITPFPQSVFVNGVAEDPWGHLLVFGETTIGGGPFGGGQTNLVLMKHKPDGTLMWTRYYTSAVNDGVYHISLAAQGDHYALAGFSIGTGTDSRDGLLILTDTAGTVVETIRADHGGGSNAYHSIAAADNGWVLSGRSTAGAGGSYDLQLIRLETDGTPVFAKTFGGNDWDWAYWAEPYGDGYLMAGYGDSFDGGFSDPFLVRTDSAGNPIWARTISTPTAEDGLFTTSDSQGNIFLTGYTLGMIPGNPQNKGFVAKFDPDGDMLWCRAIPGWVSIPSMCVTNDDRVVVVGNALDAPDGLGGQDIGLVLLSPGGEVLQSYRYGSETTDYVSHVIALEDGNILIAGGSAGFGTTAFKPYIIKASPTGMTDCNFIPYDFPVTAVDVNVVSPNYLTADGISHFDWSVTTTDAEAESEKLCCPPDAIASFVLFDDFGFVSTSENATSLIWEVNGEVQAATGDTLTIDVVPGELYEICLTASNPCSEDVYCETHVFEATFVDDIDRPSLTLFPNPSRGTFQVRGLDNPSHIRIIDLSGRTIEDIGLVQPGELLHINQLAGMYFVSITAGQEVQTLKLLLD
- a CDS encoding DUF1275 domain-containing protein, with protein sequence MLRKYSTSRTLSENIRLGILTAFSAGMVNVAALIIFFSFASNVTGHYAILAAEIAKGNWYQVLVVFIWIFMFFFGSFTSNFIVINYNKVSPYIAHATPIVLEIICLMAVGIYGQFFYRETLVETEALLALMLFAMGLQNGLTASISNGAVKTTHLTGATTDLGILASMLLRSEYRRNEEMVGKAKLISLIAVFYVAGAVISGFVYFRIGFQLFYLVSAFLVVVILYDAYEIRFRKFLAHEHNKRKSSVFAVSANSNTDDSES